The segment TCATAGCTTTTATTTTGGAGTTTAACAACGAGTTGTACTAGATTTTAATTGCCAGCCTGTGCAACAAAGAGTGTGCATGAATGTCTGTACACTATCCACAGCAAGTCACAGAATGCACTAGTGCCTACGAACAAAAGCAATTATATCACACAAAATATTATTCTGCCTTATGTATGATCCTTTAAAATTATTACATCTAAACAATCAAACAAGCATTTGTGCAGATGGGAGCTTGTCATAACATAATAAAtatcatcttcctcacatccctaGCCTTTGTCCCCAAAATGTTCATTAGACAAAAACTTGAGAGTGCTGGCCAGAAGATGTTATACTATATAGTCATGTGATTGATGTTTAATATATTACACACTGAAATTTTCACACAGTAAGTCATTGAGTTTATTCCCTGATGGAATGAAAGCAACACCAACAAGGCCTGTATGTACTTCCAATCCCTAATTGCCCATGAGGTAGTGATGGTGAGCTCACCTTCCCGAACTTCTGAAGCCCTTCTGTTGAAGATGCTTCCAGAGTTTAGTTGAGAGGGTGACAAAGAAGTAGACTCACCAACAACGCAGGAGCTCAATCCTGAAGCTCCTTGCCCAACAACATCATGGGAATGCCTTCACCAGGTAATACAATAACTAGtgcaatattacttaaatatttaaaattattgtCACATTGTTTATTAAATCTTGAATTTTGACTGGCCCGGTATTTTACAATTTACTGTAAATTATCTGTTATAACCATAGTTTTGATgcgcaaacaaaaaaaaactattaggATAACACACATACTTCATAACTAAAGGTAAAAGTATTTGAATAACAAACAAACCAATATTTACTTTGGAGGACAAGCATAGTAAAATTTTTGAATGTCTTTTAACAATATAATTTTATTCTTAGAGCGCCTGAGCAAATTAAGATGATGATTATGTATCAAATTTCTTGCAGTTCCTAGTTTTGATTCAAATCCCTAAAATAGATTCGTCCCAAAGCTTTTCCTCTTCTGTTCTCATGTCAACTTCCTTCTTCTTTTTCTGCTTTTTATGCCTTTGTTTTGCGTCCTCTTTTTCTAGGCATTGGTCTTTTCCATCCTTTCCGTGTTTAATTTTTTCTTCTTTGCTCAGTATAAGCTCTTTTCTATCCCTTTCACTGGGTTTCTGAGCGGTTTGGTTTGTACCTGGTTTCAGTCCCTGTGTTTCAGTGCAGTCCTCATATTCACTATCTCTACTAGATTCGGTCTCCTTGTTTCTCTTGTCCTTTCTGTGTTTCTTCTTCCTTCCCCTCTTCTCTTTTTTATGTGAACCAGTGCTATCATCAGAGCTCACTGGTTTACTTTCTTCAGCTGACTCCATCCCGTGTAGATTCTGGGGACTTTCTGAACAGGTTAGCTTCAGATATGGCAACCTTTTTGTGCAATACTTCATATGCAAGTCACACGTTTGCAATGTTTGGGCCCTTGCCTGGTCACCTTGCAAGGGGGACCATTGTGATACTTTGGTCTCCAGATTCACTGGGAGTGGTTGTTCATTCTGGAATCTGCTTGAGTTGAGGGTTGGTATGCTTTGTTTTACTTCAAATGAACACTGAAAAGATCGGAGTGGAATATTTAGATGCAAGCCACCACTCTCCCCTTCCtctgcctcctcctcctcctctggaTAGTCCTCAAATTTTCGAAAGCACACCTTTGGCACAAGGCCTCTTGCTTTCTGAACTTTAATGAAGTCATCAAGTTCATCCTGGAATGAATCATACCTCTTTGATTTTGTATTCTTCACTAGGGTGGCCACTTCATTTTCTCTGCAAGGAAAAGAAAGAATGATTAGATCAGATCGCTTCTGGAAAATCCTTCTTTTGACTATTTTGTTTAATAATGAAGCCAAATGTTTTCCTGGGAACGGTTCAGCCAGCATTAAATAAATCATTATCTCATTGCTTACACAGTGCTGTCAGACTATAACCTCAGCTTCCCACAGTCCTTCCTCATTGCACAGAATCTGAAGAAGCAAACGTGAAATGTGCACCTGATCCATTTCACCTCTTCCacatgttgtttttttttttttaagtgtgtcgcaccagacagACAGCCATTCTTGTTTGGCGCGTGGTGTCAGAattaaccgggtcacgttatGATCGTttctgactcgacccttgtatttttttttacaaggccgagtggctagctcgacactcaacccagcacggatggaaagcatgctcagggggtggcctgacttggacttgaactcgggagccttcgctccggagtccggcgctgatcccATTGTGCTACTAGCTGGGTGTAACATGAGTATCCACATGCGTATAACACCTTTAAGTTTCAAACTTGGACACGCTTACCCCATTTGCCATCACCCGTTCACTTtcaggccttcataaatcagagtattgagtacaggagttggaatacTGAAGTTCTATAGATATTGgtcaggccaaatttggagtattgtgtgcagttctagtctcctacctacaggaaagatgtcaataagattgaaagagcacagagataatttacaaggatgttgccagaacttgaagaCCTAAGTTGTAGGGAAAGTTTGAGTAGTTTagaactttatttcctggagtgcaggagaatgagaggagacttgacagAGATGTGCAAATTTATgaagggtatggatagggtaaatgcaagcagggctTTTTCCacaaggttgggtgagactagaactagaagtcatatgTTGAGAATGGAAggcgaaacatagaaaacctatagcacaatacaggccctttggcccacaaagttgtgctgaacatgtccttattttagaactacctgggcttacccatagccctctatttttctaagctccatgtacctgtccaggagtctcttaaaagaccctattgtatccgcctccaccaccaccgctggcagcccatttcacgcactcaccactctctgcgtaaaaaacttacccctgacatctcctctgtacctacttccaagcaccttaaaacgacgccccctcgtgctagccatttcagccctgggaaaacgcctctgaccatccacccgatcaatgcctctcatcatcttacacacctctatcaggtaacctctcatcctccattgctccaaggagaaaaggccgagttcactcaacctattctcataaggcatgctccccaatccaggcaacatccttgtaaatctcctctgcactctttctatggtttccacatccttcctgtggtgaggtgatcagaaatgagcacagaactccaaatggggtctgaccagggccctatacagctgtaacattgcctctcggttcttaaactcaatcccatgattgatgaaggccaatgcatcatatgccttcctaaccacagagtcaacctgcgcagcagctttgagtgtcctatggactcggaccccaagatctctctgatcctccacgctgccaagagtcttgccaatAATGCTAtattccgccatcatatttgacctaccaaaatgaaccacctcacacttatcagcgttgaactccatctgccacttctcagcccagttttgcatcctatcaatgtcccgctgtaatttctgacagccctccacactatccacaacacccccaacctttgtgtcatcagcaaatttactaactcatccctccacttcctcatctgggtcatttgtaaaaatcacaaagagtaggggtctcagaacagatccctgtggaatatttaaagggaacttcttcactcacatCCAGTGAATTGCAATGAAAGTGGTGGaagtgggttcaattgcaacatttgagagaagtttgtataagtacatggatatggaggctatggtccaggtgtgggtcgttAGAACTAGGCAAAATAACATTACTGTGTTGTAACGTTCTATGACTCTTGTGGGACACGATCAAttataatttttaaattttcaatTAGAGAAAAATTGGAGCAACAaagaatctgctggaggaactcagagtaTTAAGCTTCATCTGTGGCGAAAAGGtagtgttgatgttttgggtcgaaatcctgcacaaggagtgAGAAAAACTGATTTAGACACAAGAAATGTAatagatgctgtaaatcttgagcaacacatataaaGTGTTAGAGGAATTTAGCatttatggaggagaataaacagttagcatttctggccaagacccttcatcaggactggaaaggaagggggcagaagtgcAGAAGCCAGAGAAAGGCGGGGAGAGTGAAAGGACtataagctggcaggtggtaggtgagggcgaGTAAGGCATTACTTTGAAAGGAAGGTAAAGATCTGCATAGGTTTTCTCAGTTGATTTCCCGTGTTTAAAGGACTGCATAtgtgtgggggtgggaggggcttGTTTTTGATGCTGTCTGTTCGCAGCTCGTTGTTCTATTGAGCATGGTAGACATGCTATGCCAATGCCGGAACTCAATACTTTCATCCCCTCAAAGCAAATAAATAAGCTTAAAGACcgtggcctcaatacctccttgcgcaattggatcctggatttcctcacttgcagaccccaatcaattcagattggcaacaacatctcctccacagtctccataaggctgtgtgcttaaccccctgctctactcacttttcaCTTATGACTGTCTGGccaagcacagcttcaatgctaTTTTCAAGTTCACTGTCagaggccgaatcaaaggtggtgatgaatcagcatacaggagggagattgaaaatctggcagaaTGGAAtcataacaacagcctctcactcaatgacaACAAGACCAAAGGGCTGATTatacgagccagtcctcattggaggatcagagatggagagggtcagcagctttaaattcctcagtgttattatttcagaggactcgtcctgggcccagtacgtaagtgcaattgcgaagaaagcaccacagcgcctctacttccttaggaggttGCAGAGATTTGACATgaatctaaaactttaacaaacttctgtaaGTGTGTAGTGACCAAAGAAAGAGCTCTGCTGAAACTGAAGCCACTGGgaaatggggtggggtggggtggggtggggcaggGGGTGCGAAACACGCCAATGGTCGTAGTAACACTTTGTTCAATGGGAGACAGTTGTGGCTGTAGGGGGTGGGGTCAATCATTTTAGCACTAGGACATCACTGCTATTGActaatgactggctgcatcacagcctgctatggaaacaccaattcccctgaacggaaaatcctacaaaaagtagtggatatggcccagtccatctcaGATAAAGCTATCCTAACTAtcaagcacatctacacaaaatgctgtcacaggaagcaGCAGGCATCAGGGAACCCACTACCaatgacatgccttcttctcgtagctgccatcaggaaaaaggtaaaagagtaggttcaggaacagtaactacccctcaaccatgagggtattgaaccaaaggggataacttcattcaacttcacttgtctcatcactgaaatgttcccacaaccaaggactcactttcaagaattcttcacctcatgttctcaatatttattgcttatttatctattattattatttcttctttttgtatttgcacagtctgttgtcttccgCACTCTGGTTGGGCAGActttcgttgattctgttatggttattaacaCAAAACcacccatttcactgtatgtttcaatggttGAGTGAAAATTAAACTTagatcatcaggaacccccaccaggttcaggaaccgttattgcccctcaaccatcaggctcctaaaccaaaggggataactgcacttaaCTTtatttgcctcatcattgaaatgttgccacaatctatggactcactttcaaggactcttcattctcAATACGtattacttgcttatttattactgTTCAGtaattattgtatttgcacagattgttgttaTGCACCCAAGTTGgtaaggtctttcattgattctattatgggtattattccattatggatttattaagtatgtctGCAAAAAAATGAACTTTGAATCTTCAATTACTTTCTCCAAATGAAATTCAAGCCACATATTTCAACATATGTATTTTGTTAAGTATGTCTTGAAGGAGTGATGTAAACCAAAAAGAATTTTTTAATGGTAAACACTGCCTTGAAAATCAATTCTATTTACAAAGCAGTTAATTATCCATAAAGGACAGACAAAACAATTGTTAGCTTTATTCCATGAAGACTTGTTTTCCAGCTAATTACCACCGAGCTTTTAAACTACACGACATTTTCATTTAATTCTATTGATGATGGTGTGTATTAAATCAATAGGAATTATCTGGATAAAGTATAAGTTCTTACTTAAATTGATGCTTGTATCCTTGCACATGACTCTGGTACTGCTTAATGGAATTAAGTGTAACGTTGCAGATAGCACAAGTAAAATTACCTGTTTCCATTATAAAAACAGAAACTGAATTAGTTTTCCATTCAACTACCATTAAGTATGCAAAAATTTGACAGTTTCAATAAATATTTTCAAATATTAAAGGTTAAAATATATTGCCAATATATACAATCTATACAATTCCTCTCATAAATGAACATTTACATATATCACAAATTAATTGAAAAGCACTCTAATCTAAAACATAAGCAGGCattactggaaatactcagtggtTCAGAAAGCATCTCACGGAAGAGAAAAAGAGTTTACTTTTCCCATTGATGACCTTTGGTCAGAAATAGGGAAAGAAACAGAAAAATATTAAATTGCAGAGAAAGGTCAGGGTGGAGAAAAAGGGAATTAAAAAGGGCATAAAAGCTGTAATCATTTTTAAAAGTGTTGTAATCAGATGTGAAATTTAACATGTAAATTTCTTCACACTTAAAACTACTTACAGCTTATTCAAAGATTTATACTCTTTTGTTAGTTACATGATGATGCTCAAATGTAGATGTGTGATGTACGGATTTATATAAAAACTATAATAGTATATTTGTTCTGCTTTTCCCCCGTACTTTTCCGATCCttaaaggtgtgtgtgtgtgtgtgagagagagagagagagagagagagagagagagagagaagatggacgtgtgtgtgggtgtggtggatgtgtgtgagaaagagaggtgtgtgtgtgtgggtgtggtggatgtgtgtgagaaagagaggtgtgtgtgtgtgtgagggttggagaagagagagaaggagaaagggagggaggagagagaggtgtgtatgcatgcctgtacccactggaatccAGAAGAATGTAGGGTATTctcaattgaaacctatcaaatactgaaaggctggaTAGTGAGGATGTAgacaggatgtttctgatagtcAAGGACCattgggcacagcctcagaatggagggatgtccacttagagACAAGaactttctttaaccagagggtaatgaatctgtggaattcactgccagagattggctgtgaaggccaaattattgggtatttttaaagtgagGTGGATAGGCTCtggattagtaaggacatcaaagatgACAGGGAcaagggaggagactggagttgagagagaaaataaattagtcatgattggatggtggagcagattcaataggccaaatggcctaattctgctccaattgtCTTAAGGTCATAAAATGTTTTGAATGAAATTTAATGAAACCAGAAGAGGTATTTTTCAGGTAAATATAGGCTATTACACTTGCACACTGTGTTTTGCTTCAAATTCGGTGATGCTggtgtaagggtttcttcttttatgttactgctaaggtgaataaaatggcttctctgtactgttaactgctgaggcagTGGTTCTCTAtaacagcatgtttgggttataattagtgataacgggacttgtattcatttgctaaccaattgggatagatgttaacTCTTTCTGTCTGGGTGAAAGCTGTTAGTTGCGCGGGCTTTGAACAGGAGGTGcgaagaggatgaagagagaagaggtgGCTTGAGGAGATGGTTGCTGGACCCACTGGTCCTGGGCTCGGGGCGGGAACCCAGGGGTCGACAACGAGCGGAGGAGGATCAGCGACAGGGAATCCGTGAGTtccaacgtttgtgcactggacatgtttatgagattattggcgccttttatttgttttctttttcttttgtttctctactaaccccatacttaagtataaaatcttaatcgtttaaccgcacattgtggactgaatgttattttggggtactgatgttacacaggggacacaacacgcaacatccacccaaacaagagtgTTAAAGTTTGGCTGGGTAGGGGGTGCTAACCCCTGAGATCATGCCACTAGGCAAAGCGAGCCTACTCACCATTGTTTTCAGAGGAGTCGGCCTCCTTCCCCATTTCTTCCAttaactgtctctttgtgtcatTTTTTTTGTGCTTCTTGCCAATGTAATGTTGTTGGGCCATTAGTGGATTGTTAAAGGAGGCATTACAAAGTTTGCAGAACTTGTCAGGATCCTCCTGATCCAGAACTGTAGAGGCTG is part of the Mobula birostris isolate sMobBir1 chromosome 4, sMobBir1.hap1, whole genome shotgun sequence genome and harbors:
- the LOC140196088 gene encoding zinc finger matrin-type protein 1-like → MEMSGPIPQLVESFRKQKADFSCNSLAGGDSSNNREINRSVQTNREDKMGGHESELFMDNYCKVCCAMLISEVQRTTHYKSKKHANKVRFYFQTLKEEATPSKRIKTEDATVGFQGAAMEGMDKNKCCFLCNMVFTSPTAAQFHYQGKVHTKKLKRLTGKQPSVAQPQTAQCSITVSTNVASTPSVQITSVENEQGMQEITPDVSAAASTVLDQEDPDKFCKLCNASFNNPLMAQQHYIGKKHKKNDTKRQLMEEMGKEADSSENNGNFTCAICNVTLNSIKQYQSHVQGYKHQFKENEVATLVKNTKSKRYDSFQDELDDFIKVQKARGLVPKVCFRKFEDYPEEEEEAEEGESGGLHLNIPLRSFQCSFEVKQSIPTLNSSRFQNEQPLPVNLETKVSQWSPLQGDQARAQTLQTCDLHMKYCTKRLPYLKLTCSESPQNLHGMESAEESKPVSSDDSTGSHKKEKRGRKKKHRKDKRNKETESSRDSEYEDCTETQGLKPGTNQTAQKPSERDRKELILSKEEKIKHGKDGKDQCLEKEDAKQRHKKQKKKKEVDMRTEEEKLWDESILGI